The window AGGTGAACAGGGTGAATACCGAAGCTGCGAACAGCGCGGTCATGCTCAACGACAGCCAGATCCCGGCGCCTTTGAGGGCGCGCAGTTCGGCGCGCATGTCGAGTTTCTCTTCATCGCGCTTGGCTGGCAGGAAGCGGATCAGGCCGATCAATGCGATCACGCCAATCACGGTCACCGCCCAGAAGGTCGAACGCCAGCCGGCTTCCTGACCGAGTGCGGTGCCCAGCGGAACGCCGAGTACGTTGGCCAGGGTCAGGCCGGTGAACATCAAGGCTACGGCCGAAGCGCGCTTGTTCGCCGGCACCAGACCGGCCGCCACCACCGAACCGATACCGAAGAACGCACCGTGGCAGAGGGCGGTGACCACGCGGGCAAACATCAGCACGTTGTAGTCGGTAGCCATGGCACAGAGCAGGTTGCCAACGATGAAAATCCCCATCAACGCTACCAGCGCAGCCTTGCGCGGCAATCTGGAGGTGGCCAGTGCCATGAACGGCGCACCGATGGCCACGCCCAGGGCATAACCGGTCACCAGCCAGCCGGCGCCTGGGATCGACACACCGAGGTCGGCCGCCACATCGGGCAGCAAGCCCATGATGACGAACTCTGTGGTGCCGATGGCGAAGGCGCTCAAGGCCAGAATGAGTAGCGAGAGGGGCATTGTTCAGTTCCTTGTCGGAGCGCTGAGCTCCTTGACGATGGCGTCGAGGAACGCCTGAATCACGTCCTCGTTGCGTTTGAAGAAGTGCCATTGACCGGCTTTCTGGCTGCTGATCAGTCCCGCACGTTGCAAGGTCGCCAAATGGGCGGACACGGTCGACTGCGACAGGCCGCAGCGTTGATCGATCTGTCCGGCGCAAATACCGTACTCGTGGTTGTGGAGCTGTTCCGGGAACTGGGTTTTGGGATCTTTCAGCCAGATGAGGATGTCTCGGCGTACTGGGTGTGCCAGGGCTTTTATTATTTCGTCGAGGTCGATGGTCATGGTTTGGGCTCGTGATGAATAAAACGCTATATCGCGATGAGGCGAACTTTAAATCGGTACTTCGCGATATACCAATATGATTTTGGTCTGACGACCGAGTAATTCGGTATATCGGGTTATAACGATATTGAGGGCGTAGTGCTAAGCTGCGCGGCATGAACTATCTCGCACATCTGCACCTCGGTGGCCAGCGCCCCGGTCAATTGCTCGGCAGTCTGTATGGCGATTTCGTCAAAGGGCGGCTGCAAGGGCAGTTCGATCCGGAGATCGAAGCGGCCATCCAGCTGCATCGCAGCATCGATGTCTTTACCGACCGTCATCCGTTGGTGGACGTTTCGTTGTCACGGTTTTCCATGACCCGCCGGCGTTACGCCGGGATCGTGCTTGACGTGTTTTTCGACCATTGCCTGGCGCGGGACTGGACGTTGTACGCCGACCAGCCGCTGGAGCAATTCACTTCGGGTGTGTACCGGGTGCTGTCCGCCGAGGCGCAATTGCCGGAGCGTCTGGCGCAGATCGCGCCGCACATGGTCGCTAATGACTGGTTGGGTTCTTATCGGGAATTTGCGGTGCTGGAGCAGGTGCTGCGGGGGATTTCACGGCGGCTGACGCGGCCGGAGGAGCTGGCCGCAGCGATGCAGGAATTGCGGGTGTTGTATGAACCGTTGAGCGAGGACTTTCGGTTGTTCTATCCGCAGCTTCAGGATTTCGCGCAAACGAAGCAGATCTAATGTGGGAGCGGGCTTGCCCGCGATTGAGGTGGTTCAGTCAACATAGATGTTGGATGATCCGGCCTCATCGCGGGCAAGCCCGCTCCCACAGGGATATGTGTTCAAGCCGCGATTGCGGGGCGCAGAGGTTCCGGTTGGGCCTGCGGAATCACCCCAAACAACGCCTTCTGCACCGCCTGCTGCGCTTCAAACGCCAGCGCCGCACGCTCGCGACCTTCGCACGCGATCGGCTTGAGCAAATGAATCTCCACCTCACCCCGATCATGGGCAAACAAGCGCATCAAGTGCGAGAGCAAATCATCATCGCCAATGAACGGTGCCAGTGAATCGAGCTGCCCGTCGCGCAGATAACGAATCGCCACCGGCTGCAACTTCACTTCGGAGTCGATCGCCGCCGACAGCAATCGACCATGAAACGTGCGCAACGTGCGGCCATCGGTGGTAGTGCCTTCCGGGAACATCAGCAGCGGATGTTCCTGCTCCAGATGACGGGTCATCTGTTTGCGGATCAACTGGCTGTCGCCCGACCCTCGGCGAATGAACAAGCTGCCGGCCTTGGCCGCCAGCCAGCCCGCCACCGGCCAGGTGCGCACTTCGGCCTTGGACAGGAACGACAGCGGCGTGAGCATGCCTAGCAGCGGAATGTCGGTCCAGGACACATGGTTGCTGACCCAGAGCATCGGCGACTTCGGCAATTCACCGTGCACGGTCACGTGAAAGGGCAGGGCATTGCTCAGGCGCGCCATGAAAAATCGCGACCAGCGCTGGCGCCGGACCATCGAATGAGCAATCCCCAAACGTTCGAACAACCCGAACACCCCGGCCATGCTCAACCCCAGCGCCACCACCACCAACACTCGCGCAATCCGCGCGTAAATCCGCAGCCGACTCATCATACGGCCGCCTTGAAATGCTTGGCATAACGCGGGCAGAGCTCGTCGCGCTTGAGCAGGATGAATACGTCGGCGACCTGGAAGTCTTCGTCCCAGCACGGCTCGCCGCAGATCTTCGCGCCAAGGCGCATGTAGGCCTTGAGCAGCGGTGGCATTTCGGCGATGACGTTGGACGGGATGTCGAGGCTCGGCAGCGGTTTTTTCGGTTCTGCCCGCAGGTGTTCAGTGCACAGATAACGTTCGCGCAGGCGCTGCATGATCGCGTGGGCCTGAATGCCGCCGTCCTGCATCGGGATGCTCGCGCAACCCATCAAATAGCTGTAGCCGCCCTGGTTCAGGACTTCGGCCAGTTCGCCCCAGAGTACGGCGATGGTGCCGCCGTTGCGGTAGGCCGGGTCGACGCAAGTGCGGCCGATTTCCAGGATCGGGCCTTTGAGATGGACCAGGCCGTGCAGGCTGAATTCTTCTTCGCTGTAGAACTTGCCCAGGCTGCTGGCGGCGGTGTGGTCGAGCAAACGGGTGGTCGCCACCAGACGCCCGGTGTTCAAATCACGCACGCCGATGTGGGCGCAGTGAACATCATAGTCATCCATGTCCAGACCCAGCTCCGCGCCTTTCAGCTTGGCGTTGAATTCGCCGCTGAACACGTTGAAGCGCAGGGCCTGGGCTTCCTGCAAGGCCTCGGCGCCCACCAGGCGTTCGGCTTGCAGGCGGCGTTCATTGCCGGTGTCGCTGATGCGGGCGATCTGAGTCATTGCGAATCTCCGTACGGGCCGGTCACCCGTCTTGGGTTGCAGCCGATCGACTTTCTTTATGCAGCCGTGTTGTGCAAAGTCAGGCTATGTAGCCCCGGTGTCATCGCCATGAAGCTTTGGTGATGCTTATATGACAGCCTTTGAGGAGCCTCTTATGCTCTGGCAAAACCTGCTGCGCCGCTGTGAACGCCTGCCCGCCAACCCGGACCTGAGCGAGGGTTTCGCGACTTTGTTGCACCAGTTGGGCAACGTCACGCCGTTCGAACTGGCGGTGGCCGGCGGGCGTTTGATGTCAACGCCCGGGTTGGCGTTTCTGGTGGGCTATCAGGCAGCGTTGCGCATGCTCTGGCCGAGCGCACCGCCGAGCCTCGGCGCGTTGTGCGCGACCGAACAGCGCAGCCTGCGGGTAGCGGACATGCAGACCCGTCTGCGGGATTTGCGTCTGAGCGGGCGCAAGGATTTTGTCACCGCAGGCGATGCCGCCGATTGGCTGCTGATCGCTGCTCGCAGTGAAGCCCCCGATGAAAAACCGCGCCTGAGTCTGGCGGTGGTCTATCCCGATGAGCCGGGCGTGCGCCTGGAGAAACTACCGGCGATCCCGTTGATGCCAGACATCAGCCATGGTCGGCTGTTTCTCGATAACGCTCAGTGCGAACTGTTGGCGGGGGATGGCTGGGAGGCTTACATCAAACCATTCCGCACCCTTGAAGACATTTACGTGTTGAGCGCCATGACCGCCTGGCTGTACGGCATCGGTCAGGACAGCGACTGGCCGCAAGCCTTGCAACTGCGTTTGCTGGCGCTGCTGGCCGGGTGCGCGGAAGTCAGCCGGCAGGCGCCGAATAATCCGTCCGGGCATGTGTTGCTCGGTGGCTTGTTTGCGCAGTTCGATGGGCTCAAGGCCGAGCTGGCTCTGGCACTGGCCGATGGCCCGCAGCATTGGGCGCAGATGTGGCAGCGTGATCAGGGCGTGATGGAGTTGGCGGCGGGGGCGCGGGGGAAGCGGTTGGCCAAGGCACTCGCGGGTTCTTCGCTGGATTGACCGGCCCCTTCGCGGGCAAGCCCGCTCCCACAGTGAGCGGTGTGCGACACAGATGGTGAGCAACACACAATCCCTGTGGGAGCGGGCTTGCCCGCGAAGACGACCTCATTGGCAACACAAATCCCGGAACTGTCATCAATGGCGACTAGGCTCAGCAGGTCCATCCCTCCGAGCCCCCACCATGTTCAAAGGCTTGTCCCTGATTGCAGGGCTGTTGCTCAGCCTCACGGCCCACGCCGAATACTGGCCTGCCGAGCAATGGTCAACCGGTCCGACAGTCAGCGGGCCGGCGCTTCAAGCGCTGGAGACTTACGCCTTCCCACCCCGTGATGAGGCCACCCGACAAGGCATCCGCACCGACGCCTTGCTGGTGATCCGCGACGGTCAACTGATCTACGAACGCTACGCCGGGCCGACCACCGCCGACACCCCGCACCTGACCTGGTCCATCAGCAAAAGCCTGATGGCCACGCTCCTCGGCGTGGCTTATGGCGAAGGTCTGTTCAAGCTCCAGGACCCGGTGCAGACATTTTATCCACCGCTGCAAAAACACCCGACGATGACCATGGCCGACCTGCTGCATTGGGCCTCGGGTCTGGACTGGCAGGAAGACTATGAATACGCGCCGTTGAAATCCTCGGTGGTCGCGATGCTCTACACCCGTGGCCACCCGGACATGGCCGCGTTCACCGCCGATCACCGTGAATACGCCAAACCCGGTCAGGCATTCCGCTACTCCAGCGGTGACAGCAATTTGTTATCCGCTGCACTGAAAACCATCGTCGGCCCGACCCGCTATCCGGACTATCCATGGACGGCTTTGTTCGAACCCTTGGGGATTAGCAGCGCGGTGTGGGAAACGGATGCCACGGGTACGTTTGTTGCCTCGTCCTATGTCTACCTCACCGCCAGAGACCTGGCCCGCATCGGGCTATTGATGGCGCGCGACGGCCGTTGGGGTGAGCGGCAATTGCTGCCCAGGGACTGGGTCACGTTCAACCGCGAACCGTTCGCCCGCTATCAAGCCAATCAAGACGAGGCTGTGCCCGGCGGCCATTGGTGGCTTAACCGCGCGGTGGAAGGCGCCGCAAAACCCTGGCCCGATGCACCTGCCGACACCTTCGCCGCGTTGGGTCATTGGGGGCAGGCGATGTACGTGATTCCCGGCGAAAACCTGGTGATCGTTCGTTACGGCGATGACCGCGACGGCAGCTACCGGCACAACGATTTGCTCAGACTCGTGCTCCAGGCATTTGCTGCGAAGGTGCAGCCATGAAGCGTCGCAGCTTTGTTCGTCGTCGACCGCTCGGCACGCTGTTGTTGATCCTGCTGATCGCCTTGCTCGGCTGGATCTGGCAAGAGCGCGTGGCGCTGGGGGCCTTCCCGGACATCATCAGCGCCTACACCGCCAAGGAATATTGTTCGTGCCGTTACGTGATGAACAACCCGGCGGAGTACTGCCGCGGCTACGTGAAGCAGTGGCTGCCGACCAGCGGCTTTACCGATGACGCCACAAGTAAGCGCGTCACCGTCAGCGGCATGGGACGCAGCAACAGCGCGCAATGGATCAGCGAACGCCAGGGCTGCCGCTTATCACCTTGAAACGCCACTTTCCCTGTAGCAGCTGGCGAAGCCTGCGTTCGGCGGCGCAGCCGTCGTAAAACCACGCTCTGCGGTGTTTCAGAAAGAGCAAGGTGGCTGGATTGGCGACGGCTGCGCCGCCGAACGCAGGCTTCGCCAGCTGCTACACGTTTGCAATTGGCTCGCGGGCGGTTAAGGTTCGTGCAGGTTTATCTGCCCCACGAGTCTCTATGTTCAACCGCTTCCTCTGCAAAACCCTCGCCTCCCTGCTGCTGGCCGGTGTCACCGTGTCGGCCCAGGCCAATTGGTACCTCGACGGTGAGTCATCGCGGCTGTCATTCATCAGCACCAAAAACACCAATATTTCCGAGGTGCAACGCTTTCTGGTGCTGCACGGAAAGGTCAGCCCTAAAGGCCTGGCCGAGGTGGAAGTCGAGATGGACTCGGTCAACAGTGGCATCCCGCTGCGCGATGAACGCATGCGCAAGGACCTGTTTGAGATCCAGACGTTTCCCCAAGCGCTGATCACCACGCAGATCGATCTGCGGCCGATCAACGATCTGGCGCCCGGCGCGCAACTTGAATTGCGCCTGCCGCTGACCGTCAACCTGCATGGCAAACAACACGAATACAACGCCGAACTGCTGGCGACTCGTCTCGATGACCGGCGCTTCCAGGTGGTAACCCTCGAACCGCTGATCATCAATGCCGCGGATTTCGACCTGGCCCCCGGGCTGGAAAGTTTGCGCAAGGTCGCCGGTTTGTCGGCCATCAGTTTGTCGGTGCCGGTGGGTGCGGTACTGATTTTCACGGCGCGCTGACATGGCTGGCGCAATTTTCCCCTGGCGTGAAGGCAACCGTTTTGAACTGTTGATCGACGGGCCGCAGTTTTTCCCGCGGATGTTGGTCGCGATTGCCCGCGCCGAAGAGCAGGTCGAACTGGAGTTGTACCTGGTGGAGGCGGGAGCCTGTGCCGAAGCGATGGTTCAGGCGTTGGTCCAGGCTGCCGAACGAGGCGTGCGCGTGCGCTGCCTGTTCGATGATTACGGCAGCCTCGCGTTCACCCTGACCTTGCGTCAGCGTCTGATGGCGGCGGGTGTTGAGCTGCGTTTTTACAATCGCCTGAGCTGGCGGCGCTGGTTGGGCAACTTCTACCGCGATCACCGCAAGTTGCTGCTGGTCGATCAGAGCATGGCCGTGGTGGGCGGTACCGGGGTGACCGATGAATTCTGGACACCGGGCGAAGACACCAGCGAATGGCACGAAGTGATGGTGGAAATCACCGGGCCCTTGGTCATCGACTGGCAGTTACTGTTCGACCGCCAATGGATCGCCAACCGTCATCGGCGCGCCTGGAAACCTTCTGCTCATTTCGGCTTGCCGCGTCTGCCACGCGTGCCGTCCATGGGCGAGGGCATGGGCCGGGTCGCCTATGCCGACGCCCGCCAGCACCGGGACATCCTGCAATCATTGACTCGCGCTCTGAACAGCGGCCAACGGCGAATCTGGCTGGCGACGCCGTATTTCCTGCCGACCTGGAAAGTCCGTCGTTCACTGCGCCGGGCTGCCGCCCGCGGTGTCGATGTGCGCCTGCTGCTGACCGGGCCACGCACCGATCACCCGTCGGTGCGCTACGCCGGACATCGCTACTACCCGCGATTGCTCAAGGCCGGGGTGGCGATCTTCGAATACCAGCCGTGTTTCCTGCACTTGAAAATGGTCCTGGTCGACGACTGGGTGAGCATCGGCTCGTGCAATTTCGATCACTGGAATTTGCGCTTCAACCTGGAAGCCAACCTTGAGGCGCTGGACGCGGGACTGACGCGGGCGGTGGCGGCGAGTTTCCAGCGGGACTTTGCGCAGAGCCAGGAAGTCAGCCTGGACGCATGGCAACGCCGGCCGCTGTGGCGGCGGGTGAAGCAAAGGGTGTGGGGATGGGTGGATCGGCTGGTGGTGAATCTGCTGGATCGACGGGGCTGAGCTCAATCCTCGAATTCACTGAAATCTAATGTGGGAGCGAGCCTGCTCGCGATGGCGGCATAACATTCTACAAAGATGCTGAATGTTATGGCCTCATCGCGAGCAGGCTCGCTCCCACAGTTTTATTGCGGTGTTTCAGGGATTACAGCAACTCGAAGCTCTGCTGCGTCACGTCCTTGGAATCCAGGCCGATCTCCACATTGAACTTGCCCGGCTCGGCAGCGAACTTGAGCTGGGTGTTGTAGAACTTCAGGTCATCTTCGGTGATGGTAAAGCGCACGACTTTCTGTTCGCCGGCCTTGAGCATGACTTTCTGGAAGTTCTTCAGTTCCTTGATCGGGCGGATCATCGAGCCGGTCACGTCCTGGATGTACAACTGCACCACGGTTTCGCCGTCACGCTTGCCGGTGTTTTTCACCATGACGCTGGCGTCGAGCTTGCCGGTTTTGTTCAGTGTGGTCGACGACAGCGCCATGTCGCTCAGGCTGAAATCGGTGTAGCTCAGACCGAAGCCGAACGGGAACAGCGGCCCGGTGGTGTCATCGAAATACTGCGAGGTGTAGTTGCCCGGTTTGCCCGGCGTGAACGGCCGGCCAATGCTCAGGTGGTTGTAGTAGGTCGGAATCTGACCCACCGAACGCGGGAAGGTGATCGGCAGTTTGCCCGACGGGTTGTAGTCGCCGAACAGCACGTCAGCGATAGCGTTGCCGCCTTCGGTGCCGCTGAACCAGGTTTCCAGGATCGCGTCGGCCTGTTCCTTCTCTTCGAGAATCGACAACGGACGGCCGTTCATCAACACCAGTACCAGCGGTTTGCCAGTAGCCTTCAGGGCCTTGATCAAGTCGCGCTGGTTGGACGGGATGTTCAGGTCGGTGCGGCTCGACGATTCGTGGGACATGCCACGGGACTCGCCTACCGCGGCCACTACCACATCGGCATCCTTGGCGGCTTTCACCGCTTCGTCGATCAGCACTTGGGCCGAACGCGGATCGTCCACCACTTCCGGTGCGTCGAAGTTGAGGAAGTTCAGGTAATCCAGGATCTCCTTGTCGCTGGTAATGTTGGCGCCACGGGCGTAGATCAGCGTCGATTGCCCGCCCAGTGCCGTGGTCATGCCGTCGAACAGGGTGACCGATTGCGCCGGGCGGCCGGCGGCGGCCCAGCTGCCCATCATGTCGATCGGTGCCTTGGCCAGCGGGCCGACCAGGGCGATTTTCGCGGTTTTCTTCAGCGGCAGGGTTTCACCCTGGTTCTTCAGCAACACCATGCTGCGGCGCGCAACATCACGGGCCTCGGCGCGGTGCAGGCGGCTTTCGGCGTACGTGTCGACCGGATCATCCTCAGCCTTGCCGATGCGCAGGTACGGGTCCTTGAACAGGCCCATGTCGTACTTGGCGGCGAGTACCTCACGCACGGCGTTGTCGATGTCGCTTTGCTGAATCTCACCCGCCTTCAACAACCCCGGCAGCTCTTTGCCGTAGAGGGTGTCGTTCATGCTCATGTCGATGCCGGCCTTGATCGCCAGCTTCGCGGCCTCGCGACCGTCACGGGCGACGCCGTGTTTGATCAGCTCGAAAATCGCCCCGTGGTCGCTGACGGCCAGGCCCTTGAAGCCCCATTGCTTGCGCAGCAGGTCGTTCATCAGCCAGGTGTTAGCGGTGGCCGGCACGCCATTGATCGAGTTCAGCGCGACCATTACCCCGCCAGCACCAGCGTCGATAGCCGCACGGTACGGTGGCAGGTAGTCCTGGAACATCTTGACCGGGCTCATGTCGACGACGTTGTAGTCGCGACCGCCCTCGACCGCGCCGTACAGGGCAAAGTGCTTGACGCTGGCCATGATGCTGTCGGCCGCGTTCGCGCCCGTGCCCTGGAAGGCCTTGACCATCACGCCGGCAATGCGCGACACCAGGTACGTGTCTTCGCCGAAGCCTTCGGAAGTCCGGCCCCAGCGCGGGTCGCGGGAGATGTCGACCATCGGCGCGAAGGTGATGTCGAGGCTGTCTGCCGCCGCTTCCTTGGCGGCGATGCGCCCGGACAGGCCGATGGCGTCCATGTCCCAACTCGAGGCCAGGGCAATCGGAATCGGGAAAATGGTGCGATGGCCGTGGATCACGTCATAGGCGAAGAACATCGGGATCTTCAACCGGCTGCGCATGGCCGCGTCCTGCATCGGACGGTTTTCCGGGCGGGTGATCGAGTTGAACGTGCCACCAATGTTGCCGGCGGCGATTTCCTTGCGGATCATCTCCCGTGGCATTTCCGGGCCGATGCTGATCAGGCGCAACTGGCCGATCTTTTCATCGAGGGTCATTTGCTTCATCAGGTTGCTGATGAACGCGTCCTTGTTTTCCAGAGGTGTGGGCGTCGTAGCGGCCAATACGTTATGACTGGCCAGGCTGACGAACAGGCCCAGCAAACACAGCTTCTTCATGAATAGTTTTCTCAAAAGCCAAAACGGCAGTGAATACGCGCCGGTCAGCCAAAATTTAGGGAGCGACTATTGTTGTTCAGGTAAATGCAGCACACTTCGGCGTGTTTTCGCGCTGGGGCATCTTTTAGCCCATCGGCTCGATGCAATCCAGTAGCGGCGGCAGATTATGCCCCAAGAGCCGGGTTCAAAGTTCGAAGGTTGTTTTTCAACGGAATGTGCAAGGGAGCATCAACCAGATGAATGTACGACACCACTATCGGTCGAGCCTGCAAGTTGCAGCCTTGATATTGCTGACCACACTGCTGGCCGGCTGCGGCATCAATACGATTCCGACCCTCGACGAACAGGCCAAGGCCGCGTGGGGCCAGGTGCAGAACCAGTACCAGCGCCGCGCCGACCTGATTCCCAACCTGGTGGAAACCGTCAAGGGTTACGCCCAGCATGAGCAGGAAACCCTGACCGCGGTGATCGAAGCCCGGGCCAAGGCCACCTCCATTCAAGTGGATGCCAGCACGCTGGACAACCCGGAAAAGCTCAAGCAGTTCCAGCAGGCCCAGGATCA of the Pseudomonas frederiksbergensis genome contains:
- a CDS encoding amidase → MKRRSFVRRRPLGTLLLILLIALLGWIWQERVALGAFPDIISAYTAKEYCSCRYVMNNPAEYCRGYVKQWLPTSGFTDDATSKRVTVSGMGRSNSAQWISERQGCRLSP
- a CDS encoding acyl-CoA dehydrogenase family protein codes for the protein MLWQNLLRRCERLPANPDLSEGFATLLHQLGNVTPFELAVAGGRLMSTPGLAFLVGYQAALRMLWPSAPPSLGALCATEQRSLRVADMQTRLRDLRLSGRKDFVTAGDAADWLLIAARSEAPDEKPRLSLAVVYPDEPGVRLEKLPAIPLMPDISHGRLFLDNAQCELLAGDGWEAYIKPFRTLEDIYVLSAMTAWLYGIGQDSDWPQALQLRLLALLAGCAEVSRQAPNNPSGHVLLGGLFAQFDGLKAELALALADGPQHWAQMWQRDQGVMELAAGARGKRLAKALAGSSLD
- a CDS encoding ArsR/SmtB family transcription factor; protein product: MTIDLDEIIKALAHPVRRDILIWLKDPKTQFPEQLHNHEYGICAGQIDQRCGLSQSTVSAHLATLQRAGLISSQKAGQWHFFKRNEDVIQAFLDAIVKELSAPTRN
- a CDS encoding serine hydrolase domain-containing protein: MFKGLSLIAGLLLSLTAHAEYWPAEQWSTGPTVSGPALQALETYAFPPRDEATRQGIRTDALLVIRDGQLIYERYAGPTTADTPHLTWSISKSLMATLLGVAYGEGLFKLQDPVQTFYPPLQKHPTMTMADLLHWASGLDWQEDYEYAPLKSSVVAMLYTRGHPDMAAFTADHREYAKPGQAFRYSSGDSNLLSAALKTIVGPTRYPDYPWTALFEPLGISSAVWETDATGTFVASSYVYLTARDLARIGLLMARDGRWGERQLLPRDWVTFNREPFARYQANQDEAVPGGHWWLNRAVEGAAKPWPDAPADTFAALGHWGQAMYVIPGENLVIVRYGDDRDGSYRHNDLLRLVLQAFAAKVQP
- a CDS encoding lysophospholipid acyltransferase family protein, producing the protein MSRLRIYARIARVLVVVALGLSMAGVFGLFERLGIAHSMVRRQRWSRFFMARLSNALPFHVTVHGELPKSPMLWVSNHVSWTDIPLLGMLTPLSFLSKAEVRTWPVAGWLAAKAGSLFIRRGSGDSQLIRKQMTRHLEQEHPLLMFPEGTTTDGRTLRTFHGRLLSAAIDSEVKLQPVAIRYLRDGQLDSLAPFIGDDDLLSHLMRLFAHDRGEVEIHLLKPIACEGRERAALAFEAQQAVQKALFGVIPQAQPEPLRPAIAA
- a CDS encoding YceI family protein — protein: MFNRFLCKTLASLLLAGVTVSAQANWYLDGESSRLSFISTKNTNISEVQRFLVLHGKVSPKGLAEVEVEMDSVNSGIPLRDERMRKDLFEIQTFPQALITTQIDLRPINDLAPGAQLELRLPLTVNLHGKQHEYNAELLATRLDDRRFQVVTLEPLIINAADFDLAPGLESLRKVAGLSAISLSVPVGAVLIFTAR
- the olsB gene encoding L-ornithine N(alpha)-acyltransferase, translated to MTQIARISDTGNERRLQAERLVGAEALQEAQALRFNVFSGEFNAKLKGAELGLDMDDYDVHCAHIGVRDLNTGRLVATTRLLDHTAASSLGKFYSEEEFSLHGLVHLKGPILEIGRTCVDPAYRNGGTIAVLWGELAEVLNQGGYSYLMGCASIPMQDGGIQAHAIMQRLRERYLCTEHLRAEPKKPLPSLDIPSNVIAEMPPLLKAYMRLGAKICGEPCWDEDFQVADVFILLKRDELCPRYAKHFKAAV
- a CDS encoding phospholipase D-like domain-containing protein, producing the protein MAGAIFPWREGNRFELLIDGPQFFPRMLVAIARAEEQVELELYLVEAGACAEAMVQALVQAAERGVRVRCLFDDYGSLAFTLTLRQRLMAAGVELRFYNRLSWRRWLGNFYRDHRKLLLVDQSMAVVGGTGVTDEFWTPGEDTSEWHEVMVEITGPLVIDWQLLFDRQWIANRHRRAWKPSAHFGLPRLPRVPSMGEGMGRVAYADARQHRDILQSLTRALNSGQRRIWLATPYFLPTWKVRRSLRRAAARGVDVRLLLTGPRTDHPSVRYAGHRYYPRLLKAGVAIFEYQPCFLHLKMVLVDDWVSIGSCNFDHWNLRFNLEANLEALDAGLTRAVAASFQRDFAQSQEVSLDAWQRRPLWRRVKQRVWGWVDRLVVNLLDRRG
- a CDS encoding MFS transporter gives rise to the protein MPLSLLILALSAFAIGTTEFVIMGLLPDVAADLGVSIPGAGWLVTGYALGVAIGAPFMALATSRLPRKAALVALMGIFIVGNLLCAMATDYNVLMFARVVTALCHGAFFGIGSVVAAGLVPANKRASAVALMFTGLTLANVLGVPLGTALGQEAGWRSTFWAVTVIGVIALIGLIRFLPAKRDEEKLDMRAELRALKGAGIWLSLSMTALFAASVFTLFTYVAPLLGDVTGVSPKGVTWTLMLIGLGLTVGNIIGGKLADKGMAATLIGVFISMAVISTVLTWTSVALIPTEITLFLWATACFAAVPALQVNVVTYGKAAPNLVSTLNIGAFNIGNALGAWVGGSVIAHGFGLTSVPLAAAALAVLALLVTLITFRQNGNPELAPATN
- a CDS encoding LemA family protein — its product is MNVRHHYRSSLQVAALILLTTLLAGCGINTIPTLDEQAKAAWGQVQNQYQRRADLIPNLVETVKGYAQHEQETLTAVIEARAKATSIQVDASTLDNPEKLKQFQQAQDQLTGALSRLMVVSERYPDLKANQNFLALQSQLEGTENRIAVARRDFILAVQKYNTELRTFPGRLWHTVMYSDLPIRETFEATSPDAEKAPQVKFQ
- the bglX gene encoding beta-glucosidase BglX yields the protein MKKLCLLGLFVSLASHNVLAATTPTPLENKDAFISNLMKQMTLDEKIGQLRLISIGPEMPREMIRKEIAAGNIGGTFNSITRPENRPMQDAAMRSRLKIPMFFAYDVIHGHRTIFPIPIALASSWDMDAIGLSGRIAAKEAAADSLDITFAPMVDISRDPRWGRTSEGFGEDTYLVSRIAGVMVKAFQGTGANAADSIMASVKHFALYGAVEGGRDYNVVDMSPVKMFQDYLPPYRAAIDAGAGGVMVALNSINGVPATANTWLMNDLLRKQWGFKGLAVSDHGAIFELIKHGVARDGREAAKLAIKAGIDMSMNDTLYGKELPGLLKAGEIQQSDIDNAVREVLAAKYDMGLFKDPYLRIGKAEDDPVDTYAESRLHRAEARDVARRSMVLLKNQGETLPLKKTAKIALVGPLAKAPIDMMGSWAAAGRPAQSVTLFDGMTTALGGQSTLIYARGANITSDKEILDYLNFLNFDAPEVVDDPRSAQVLIDEAVKAAKDADVVVAAVGESRGMSHESSSRTDLNIPSNQRDLIKALKATGKPLVLVLMNGRPLSILEEKEQADAILETWFSGTEGGNAIADVLFGDYNPSGKLPITFPRSVGQIPTYYNHLSIGRPFTPGKPGNYTSQYFDDTTGPLFPFGFGLSYTDFSLSDMALSSTTLNKTGKLDASVMVKNTGKRDGETVVQLYIQDVTGSMIRPIKELKNFQKVMLKAGEQKVVRFTITEDDLKFYNTQLKFAAEPGKFNVEIGLDSKDVTQQSFELL
- a CDS encoding ACP phosphodiesterase → MNYLAHLHLGGQRPGQLLGSLYGDFVKGRLQGQFDPEIEAAIQLHRSIDVFTDRHPLVDVSLSRFSMTRRRYAGIVLDVFFDHCLARDWTLYADQPLEQFTSGVYRVLSAEAQLPERLAQIAPHMVANDWLGSYREFAVLEQVLRGISRRLTRPEELAAAMQELRVLYEPLSEDFRLFYPQLQDFAQTKQI